One genomic window of Punica granatum isolate Tunisia-2019 chromosome 1, ASM765513v2, whole genome shotgun sequence includes the following:
- the LOC116197436 gene encoding transcription factor RAX3-like, protein MGRAPCCDKANVKKGPWSPEEDAKLKSYIEQHGTGGNWIALPQKIGLKRCGKSCRLRWLNYLRPNIKHGGFSEEEDDLICSLYVSIGSRWSIIAAQLPGRTDNDIKNYWNTRLKKKLLGKQRKEYGRRGNNSSLKRREKKKGSIAGEENSMEYPSSFSSNQGTPYWPELPAATPTTMMPYSNLEGASFNDHTSMRKLLIKLGGRFSDHNDQVAMIQAGASSLHQYSNGQSSSSPSQNPNYDHDQSMAMLSSATIIQPQFGVVEGGITTPSALVEETQRFGDPQRLDGLEFLLGDGIETACAEGPSVNWNDMSSVIYPNSVNVASGYGLGIQQSPLQECSFSNELRYSVVQ, encoded by the exons ATGGGGAGAGCTCCTTGCTGTGACAAAGCAAACGTGAAGAAAGGGCCATGGTCGCCCGAAGAAGATGCTAAGCTCAAGTCCTATATCGAGCAGCACGGCACCGGTGGTAATTGGATTGCTTTGCCCCAAAAAATTG GGCTGAAGAGATGCGGGAAAAGCTGCCGCCTGCGATGGCTGAACTATCTTCGTCCGAACATCAAGCACGGGGGATTCTCCGAAGAAGAGGATGACCTGATCTGTAGCCTCTATGTGAGCATCGGCAGCAG GTGGTCAATAATTGCTGCACAGTTGCCAGGAAGAACAGATAATGACATAAAGAACTATTGGAATACTAGGCTGAAGAAGAAACTACTAGGTAAACAGAGAAAGGAATATGGCCGTCGAGGAAACAATAGCAGCTTAAAGAGgcgagagaagaagaaagggtCGATAGCTGGGGAGGAGAATTCCATGGAATACCCTAGTAGCTTTAGTAGCAATCAAGGCACCCCGTATTGGCCAGAACTGCCAGCTGCGACTCCAACAACGATGATGCCCTACTCAAACCTTGAGGGAGCATCATTCAATGACCACACATCAATGAGGAAGTTGCTAATCAAGCTCGGGGGAAGATTCTCAGATCACAATGATCAGGTAGCGATGATCCAGGCTGGGGCTTCAAGTCTTCATCAATACTCAAATGGCCAAAGCTCCTCTTCACCTTCCCAAAACCCTAATTATGATCATGACCAATCCATGGCGATGCTCTCTTCTGCCACTATTATACAACCACAATTCGGAGTTGTAGAAGGTGGAATAACCACTCCTAGCGCTCTGGTCGAAGAAACACAACGCTTTGGTGATCCCCAGAGGCTTGATGGCCTAGAGTTTTTACTCGGAGACGGAATCGAAACTGCTTGTGCTGAAGGCCCAAGTGTCAATTGGAATGACATGAGCTctgtaatttaccctaattCCGTTAATGTGGCTTCAGGCTATGGATTAGGGATCCAACAAAGTCCACTCCAAGAATGCAGTTTCAGTAATGAGTTGAGGTATTCCGTGGTACAATGA
- the LOC116198537 gene encoding homeobox-leucine zipper protein HAT22-like gives MESGDACNTMLALGLGFRYELLSSGQRSENQHRTLRDRDDDERLLPSLSLGLSEAAYQSASKIVGIGMTDKYAPGEPTTLIDLTREASSHLNCSSTMKRSGERDLQEAAELEKKSMMMMISDEDEDCSTARKKLRLSKEQISILEGSFKAHSTLNPEQKEDLARQLSLRPRQVEVWFQNRRARIKLKQIEVDCESLKRRCEALREENRRLQEEVQELKSQTPAATMPLLMQIPSTTLPVMCPSCERIGTRSDDRLPTRFFSSSVTKSRLCDIHFSNPSAAC, from the exons ATGGAGTCTGGTGATGCCTGCAACACGATGCTTGCTCTCGGGCTAGGGTTTCGGTATGAACTTCTTTCGAGTGGACAGAGATCAGAGAATCAGCACAGAACGCTGCGCGATCGAGATGACGATGAGCGACTGCTGCCATCACTCTCGTTAGGCTTATCAGAGGCGGCTTATCAATCAGCTTCGAAGATTGTCGGCATAG GGATGACGGACAAATATGCTCCAGGTGAACCAACAACATTAATAGATTTGACTCGAGAGGCTTCATCGCATTTGAACTGTTCGAGTACCATGAAGAGATCTGGAGAGAGGGACCTGCAAGAGGCTGCCGAACTAGAGAAGAAgtcgatgatgatgatgatcagTGATGAAGACGAAGATTGCAGCACTGCGAGGAAGAAGCTCAGGCTGTCCAAAGAGCAGATCTCCATCTTAGAAGGCAGCTTCAAAGCCCACTCTACTCTCAATCCG GAACAAAAGGAAGATTTGGCAAGACAACTTAGCCTCCGGCCACGTCAAGTTGAAGTATGGTTCCAAAATAGAAGAGCAAg GATCAAGCTGAAGCAAATCGAAGTGGACTGCGAGTCACTCAAGAGGCGGTGTGAAGCACTGAGAGAAGAGAATAGGAGGTTGCAGGAGGAAGTGCAGGAGCTCAAATCCCAAACACCGGCGGCCACAATGCCGCTCCTGATGCAAATCCCATCGACCACCCTTCCCGTTATGTGCCCTTCATGCGAGAGGATCGGGACTAGATCTGACGATCGCTTGCCCACAAGATTCTTCTCTAGCAGCGTAACGAAATCTCGACTTTGTGACATTCATTTTTCTAATCCATCCGCAGCTTGTTAG
- the LOC116192072 gene encoding endo-1,4-beta-xylanase 3-like isoform X1 codes for MKRLPRHASTSSQSIEGTVHLSKSRREKMDSLQHDHANTSEECKTMRLRDDASENENIILNPNFDDGVNNWSGRGCKIVLHDSLDGGKILPKLGKHFASASERTQTWNGIQQEITTRVKRKLAYQVSSLVRVYGRNIGSANVRITLYIQMPDLREQYIGIASVQATDKDWVELQGKFLLNSSPLKVIVYFEGPPAGIDILVNYLVIKHAQRTPPSPPPSIENPEYGVNIIENSELSDGTTNGWFPLGNCTLTVQTGSPHIIPPMARGSLGPHHVPLSGRYILVTNRSQTWMGPAQMITEKLKLFLTYQVSAWVRVRAASGGVLGLPQNVNVALSVDGLWVNGGQVEASDDERWHEIGGSFRLEKEPKSVMVYIQGPVPGVDLMVAGLQIFPVDRCERFRYLQMQADQIHKRDVILKLSGFDPSSFLGAVVIVKQTENSFPLGSCINRTNLDNEDFVDFYVKNFNWAVFGNELKWYWTEPQQGNFNYRDADEMLDFCRNHKKEVRGHCVFWEVESLVQPWVRALNRNDLSRAVQNRLTGLLSRYSGKFRHYDVNNEMLHGSFYQDRLGKGIRAYMFKTAHQLDPSAILFVNDYHVEDGDDPRSSPEKYADQIAGLQDQGAPVGGIGIQGHIDSPVGPIVCSALDKLGVLGLPIWFTELDVSSSNEYVRADDLEVMLREAFAHPSAEGIMLWGFWELFMSRENAHLVDAEGEINEAGRRLLELKQEWLSHAYGMVDMEGEFKFRGFHGTYEVEIVTPCKKVCKTIVVEKGDLPLVLSIDL; via the exons ATGAAGCGGTTGCCCCGTCACGCTAGCACATCTTCTCAATCCATTGAAGGCACGGTCCACCTCAG TAAGAGTCGTAGAGAGAAGATGGATAGTCTTCAGCATGACCATGCCAATACATCAGAGGAATGTAAGACGATGAGGTTACGTGATGATGCATCCGAAAATGAGAACATCATCCTGAACCCGAACTTTGATGATGGCGTGAACAACTGGTCAGGGAGAGGCTGCAAGATCGTCCTCCACGACTCCCTGGACGGTGGGAAGATCCTTCCCAAGTTGGGCAAGCATTTTGCATCGGCGTCAGAACGTACCCAGACATGGAATGGGATCCAACAGGAAATAACCACAAGGGTTAAGAGGAAACTTGCATACCAAGTTAGTTCTCTGGTTCGGGTGTATGGCAGAAACATAGGCAGCGCCAACGTTCGGATCACGCTGTACATCCAAATGCCTGATCTCAGGGAACAATACATCGGTATTGCGAG TGTGCAGGCAACAGACAAGGACTGGGTGGAATTGCAGGGGAAGTTCCTTCTAAACAGTTCCCCCTTGAAAGTGATTGTTTACTTTGAAGGCCCGCCTGCAGGAATCGACATTCTCGTGAACTATCTGGTCATAAAGCATGCCCAGAGAACGCCGCCTTCCCCTCCGCCTTCCATCGAG AATCCTGAGTACGGAGTAAATATAATCGAGAACAGCGAACTAAGTGATGGGACGACCAACGGGTGGTTCCCCCTCGGCAATTGCACATTAACCGTGCAAACTGGTTCACCACACATTATTCCCCCCATGGCGAGGGGCTCTCTCGGTCCCCATCACGTGCCCCTTAGCGGACGATACATTCTCGTGACCAACCGTTCCCAAACTTGGATGGGCCCTGCTCAGATGATCACTGAGAAGCTTAAGCTCTTCCTGACCTACCAAGTGTCTGCTTGGGTTCGTGTCCGAGCTGCCAGCGGTGGGGTGCTGGGACTCCCGCAGAATGTGAATGTTGCACTTAGTGTAGACGGGCTGTGGGTGAACGGTGGACAAGTCGAAGCTAGCGATGATGAGAGGTGGCATGAGATTGGAGGCTCATTTCGGCTCGAGAAGGAGCCGAAGAGCGTGATGGTTTACATTCAGGGTCCGGTTCCGGGTGTGGATTTGATGGTCGCAGGGCTTCAGATCTTCCCAGTTGATCGGTGTGAGAGGTTTAGGTACCTCCAAATGCAGGCTGATCAG ATTCACAAGCGTGATGTTATCCTGAAGCTCTCGGGTTTCGATCCAAGCAGCTTCCTCGGGGCAGTTGTGATTGTCAAGCAGACCGAGAACTCCTTCCCGCTAGGATCCTGCATCAACCGTACCAACTTGGACAATGAGGACTTTGTTGATTTCTACGTGAAGAACTTCAACTGGGCGGTCTTCGGGAACGAGCTCAAGTGGTACTGGACAGAGCCGCAGCAGGGGAACTTCAACTATCGGGATGCCGATGAGATGCTCGACTTCTGCAGGAACCACAAGAAGGAAGTCCGGGGCCACTGCGTCTTCTGGGAAGTCGAGAGCCTGGTTCAACCTTGGGTCCGTGCCCTGAACCGGAATGATTTGTCGAGAGCTGTCCAGAACCGACTGACAGGTCTCCTGAGTCGTTACAGTGGGAAGTTCAGGCACTACGATGTGAACAACGAGATGCTGCATGGATCGTTTTACCAGGACAGACTGGGCAAAGGCATCCGAGCATACATGTTCAAGACCGCGCACCAGCTCGATCCCTCTGCTATCCTCTTTGTGAATGACTATCACGTCGAAGATGGAGATGACCCGAGATCATCGCCTGAGAAGTACGCCGATCAAATTGCCGGTCTCCAAGATCAGGGAGCGCCAGTGGGAGGGATAGGAATTCAAGGCCATATAGATAGTCCTGTGGGGCCCATCGTCTGCTCGGCACTCGACAAACTGGGTGTTCTCGGTCTACCAATCTGGTTCACCGAGCTGGACGTGTCGTCCAGTAACGAGTATGTTCGGGCGGACGACTTGGAAGTGATGCTGAGGGAGGCCTTCGCGCACCCTTCGGCGGAGGGAATCATGCTGTGGGGGTTCTGGGAGCTGTTCATGAGCCGGGAGAACGCGCATCTGGTGGACGCGGAGGGAGAGATCAACGAGGCCGGCAGGCGGCTCCTCGAGCTGAAGCAGGAATGGCTGTCCCATGCTTATGGAATGGTTGATATGGAAGGGGAGTTCAAGTTCAGGGGATTCCATGGAACCTATGAGGTGGAGATTGTCACTCCCTGCAAGAAAGTCTGCAAGACGATTGTTGTCGAAAAGGGTGATCTTCCATTAGTTTTGTCCATTGATCTGTaa
- the LOC116192072 gene encoding endo-1,4-beta-xylanase 1-like isoform X2: MDSLQHDHANTSEECKTMRLRDDASENENIILNPNFDDGVNNWSGRGCKIVLHDSLDGGKILPKLGKHFASASERTQTWNGIQQEITTRVKRKLAYQVSSLVRVYGRNIGSANVRITLYIQMPDLREQYIGIASVQATDKDWVELQGKFLLNSSPLKVIVYFEGPPAGIDILVNYLVIKHAQRTPPSPPPSIENPEYGVNIIENSELSDGTTNGWFPLGNCTLTVQTGSPHIIPPMARGSLGPHHVPLSGRYILVTNRSQTWMGPAQMITEKLKLFLTYQVSAWVRVRAASGGVLGLPQNVNVALSVDGLWVNGGQVEASDDERWHEIGGSFRLEKEPKSVMVYIQGPVPGVDLMVAGLQIFPVDRCERFRYLQMQADQIHKRDVILKLSGFDPSSFLGAVVIVKQTENSFPLGSCINRTNLDNEDFVDFYVKNFNWAVFGNELKWYWTEPQQGNFNYRDADEMLDFCRNHKKEVRGHCVFWEVESLVQPWVRALNRNDLSRAVQNRLTGLLSRYSGKFRHYDVNNEMLHGSFYQDRLGKGIRAYMFKTAHQLDPSAILFVNDYHVEDGDDPRSSPEKYADQIAGLQDQGAPVGGIGIQGHIDSPVGPIVCSALDKLGVLGLPIWFTELDVSSSNEYVRADDLEVMLREAFAHPSAEGIMLWGFWELFMSRENAHLVDAEGEINEAGRRLLELKQEWLSHAYGMVDMEGEFKFRGFHGTYEVEIVTPCKKVCKTIVVEKGDLPLVLSIDL, translated from the exons ATGGATAGTCTTCAGCATGACCATGCCAATACATCAGAGGAATGTAAGACGATGAGGTTACGTGATGATGCATCCGAAAATGAGAACATCATCCTGAACCCGAACTTTGATGATGGCGTGAACAACTGGTCAGGGAGAGGCTGCAAGATCGTCCTCCACGACTCCCTGGACGGTGGGAAGATCCTTCCCAAGTTGGGCAAGCATTTTGCATCGGCGTCAGAACGTACCCAGACATGGAATGGGATCCAACAGGAAATAACCACAAGGGTTAAGAGGAAACTTGCATACCAAGTTAGTTCTCTGGTTCGGGTGTATGGCAGAAACATAGGCAGCGCCAACGTTCGGATCACGCTGTACATCCAAATGCCTGATCTCAGGGAACAATACATCGGTATTGCGAG TGTGCAGGCAACAGACAAGGACTGGGTGGAATTGCAGGGGAAGTTCCTTCTAAACAGTTCCCCCTTGAAAGTGATTGTTTACTTTGAAGGCCCGCCTGCAGGAATCGACATTCTCGTGAACTATCTGGTCATAAAGCATGCCCAGAGAACGCCGCCTTCCCCTCCGCCTTCCATCGAG AATCCTGAGTACGGAGTAAATATAATCGAGAACAGCGAACTAAGTGATGGGACGACCAACGGGTGGTTCCCCCTCGGCAATTGCACATTAACCGTGCAAACTGGTTCACCACACATTATTCCCCCCATGGCGAGGGGCTCTCTCGGTCCCCATCACGTGCCCCTTAGCGGACGATACATTCTCGTGACCAACCGTTCCCAAACTTGGATGGGCCCTGCTCAGATGATCACTGAGAAGCTTAAGCTCTTCCTGACCTACCAAGTGTCTGCTTGGGTTCGTGTCCGAGCTGCCAGCGGTGGGGTGCTGGGACTCCCGCAGAATGTGAATGTTGCACTTAGTGTAGACGGGCTGTGGGTGAACGGTGGACAAGTCGAAGCTAGCGATGATGAGAGGTGGCATGAGATTGGAGGCTCATTTCGGCTCGAGAAGGAGCCGAAGAGCGTGATGGTTTACATTCAGGGTCCGGTTCCGGGTGTGGATTTGATGGTCGCAGGGCTTCAGATCTTCCCAGTTGATCGGTGTGAGAGGTTTAGGTACCTCCAAATGCAGGCTGATCAG ATTCACAAGCGTGATGTTATCCTGAAGCTCTCGGGTTTCGATCCAAGCAGCTTCCTCGGGGCAGTTGTGATTGTCAAGCAGACCGAGAACTCCTTCCCGCTAGGATCCTGCATCAACCGTACCAACTTGGACAATGAGGACTTTGTTGATTTCTACGTGAAGAACTTCAACTGGGCGGTCTTCGGGAACGAGCTCAAGTGGTACTGGACAGAGCCGCAGCAGGGGAACTTCAACTATCGGGATGCCGATGAGATGCTCGACTTCTGCAGGAACCACAAGAAGGAAGTCCGGGGCCACTGCGTCTTCTGGGAAGTCGAGAGCCTGGTTCAACCTTGGGTCCGTGCCCTGAACCGGAATGATTTGTCGAGAGCTGTCCAGAACCGACTGACAGGTCTCCTGAGTCGTTACAGTGGGAAGTTCAGGCACTACGATGTGAACAACGAGATGCTGCATGGATCGTTTTACCAGGACAGACTGGGCAAAGGCATCCGAGCATACATGTTCAAGACCGCGCACCAGCTCGATCCCTCTGCTATCCTCTTTGTGAATGACTATCACGTCGAAGATGGAGATGACCCGAGATCATCGCCTGAGAAGTACGCCGATCAAATTGCCGGTCTCCAAGATCAGGGAGCGCCAGTGGGAGGGATAGGAATTCAAGGCCATATAGATAGTCCTGTGGGGCCCATCGTCTGCTCGGCACTCGACAAACTGGGTGTTCTCGGTCTACCAATCTGGTTCACCGAGCTGGACGTGTCGTCCAGTAACGAGTATGTTCGGGCGGACGACTTGGAAGTGATGCTGAGGGAGGCCTTCGCGCACCCTTCGGCGGAGGGAATCATGCTGTGGGGGTTCTGGGAGCTGTTCATGAGCCGGGAGAACGCGCATCTGGTGGACGCGGAGGGAGAGATCAACGAGGCCGGCAGGCGGCTCCTCGAGCTGAAGCAGGAATGGCTGTCCCATGCTTATGGAATGGTTGATATGGAAGGGGAGTTCAAGTTCAGGGGATTCCATGGAACCTATGAGGTGGAGATTGTCACTCCCTGCAAGAAAGTCTGCAAGACGATTGTTGTCGAAAAGGGTGATCTTCCATTAGTTTTGTCCATTGATCTGTaa
- the LOC116192993 gene encoding putative lipase YDR444W: MASPEAEATCETVEVVEAGEPKHATPNGSDSRKARGRRRPRRSSYCLPNLACLRSEPDGTGSFDIEVVKVDGERPHPSHLVVMVNGLIGSAQNWRFAARQFMKKYPRDIIVHCSDCNPSMSTFDGVDVMGGRVAEEVKSIVKDHPYLQKISFIGHSLGGLVSRYAIARLYTRDRSNSDESGSHCREDKFEHKIAGLEPVNFITSATPHLGSRGHKQVPVFCGFQTLEKLAAHTSWVLGRTGKHLFLTDCDGGKPPLLLQMVQDTDNLKFISALQSFKCRVAYANASFDHLVGWSTSSLRRRHELPKRDHLSGHQNYPHIINVEAAKNASPELEVSSENKAGGGDITDMEEEMLRHLTRLSWERIDVSFSGSKQRFLAHNTIQVKTYCINSDGADVIQHMIDHFQL; this comes from the exons ATGGCTTCTCCTGAGGCGGAAGCCACTTGCGAGACCGTCGAAGTAGTGGAAGCCGGAGAACCCAAGCACGCAACCCCAAATGGTTCCGACAGCCGAAAAGCCCGCGGGAGGCGCAGGCCCAGGCGCAGCTCGTACTGCCTGCCCAATCTCGCTTGCCTGAGATCGGAACCTGACGGGACCGGGAGCTTCGACATTGAGGTCGTGAAGGTCGACGGTGAGCGGCCCCACCCCTCTCACCTGGTCGTCATGGTGAACGGTCTGATTGGCAG TGCTCAGAACTGGAGATTTGCTGCGAGGCAGTTCATGAAGAAGTATCCGCGAGATATCATCGTTCACT GCAGCGACTGTAATCCTTCAATGTCAACATTTGATGGTGTTGATGTAATGGGAGGGAGAGTAGCTGAAGAG GTTAAATCGATTGTAAAGGATCATCCCTAtcttcaaaaaatttcattcatcGGCCACTCATTAGGTGGTCTGGTTTCAAGATATGCGATTGCTAGGCTTTATACACGGGATCGTTCAAATAGTGATGAGTCTGGAAGCCATTGCCGGGAAGACAAATTCGAACATAAAATAGCTGGACTGGAGCCCGTGAATTTTATAACATCTGCAACTCCACACCTTGGTTCTAGAGGTCATAAACAG GTGCCAGTATTTTGTGGCTTTCAGACATTGGAAAAGCTGGCAGCTCACACATCATGGGTTTTAGGTAGAACCGGTAAACATCTGTTTTTGACTGATTGTGATGGTGGGAaacctcctcttcttcttcagatGGTCCAGGATACTGACAATCTCAAATTTAT ATCTGCTTTACAATCCTTCAAGTGTAGAGTTGCTTATGCAAATGCAAGTTTCGACC ACCTTGTGGGATGGAGCACATCATCTCTTCGGCGTCGGCATGAGCTCCCAAAG CGGGACCATCTATCAGGACACCAGAATTATCCACATATCATAAATGTTGAAGCAGCAAAAAATGCTAGTCCGGAACTAGAAGTTTCATCAGAGAATAAAGCTGGTGGAGGGGACATCACTGACATGGAAG AGGAAATGCTCAGACATCTGACTAGACTGAGCTGGGAGAGGATAGACGTCAGCTTCAGCGGAAGTAAACAGCGATTCTTGGCTCACAACACCATTCAG GTGAAGACTTACTGTATTAACTCGGATGGTGCCGATGTAATCCAGCACATGATTGATCATTTTCAGTTATAA